From a single Cytophagales bacterium WSM2-2 genomic region:
- the glpD gene encoding aerobic glycerol-3-phosphate dehydrogenase: protein MNREASLEKLKSESLDLLIIGGGITGAGIALDAASRGLKTALIEKKDFAYGTSSRSTKLIHGGLRYLKQLEFGLVKEVGSERAVVHQLAPHLVIPEKMLLPLYEKRGLGSVLTSVGLKLYDWLAGVKPEDQRKMLTRKQTLSREPLLNPQDVKGGAIYAEYRTDDARLTIEIIKTASVHKATIANYCEATDFIYENGKVTGVKAIDHVSGGAFEIHAAMVVNAAGPWVDTLREKDKSKTGKKLHLTKGVHIVVPREKLPVTQAIYFDVGDGRMIFAIPRGRTTYIGTTDTNYAGLIDGVHTEKEDVEYLLRAVNQTFINSQLKSEDVESSWAGLRPLIHEEGKSASELSRKDEIFESPSGLISIAGGKLTGYRKMAERVVDLVVEKKFEERKLLSCLTRSIKLTRASFKNVDEVRRYRNETEKRLKVFQLGDYTDYLVSTYGQQTEEIISLIEKGSSDNEWRLTMAELDFCLENEMLVSASDFLVRRTGMLYFDLPRAKRVFEPVMDELTRHFRWNESQREDQGNEIQRLIQEASSY, encoded by the coding sequence ATGAATCGAGAGGCATCATTAGAAAAACTAAAATCAGAGTCTTTAGATTTGTTGATTATAGGTGGAGGAATTACCGGCGCGGGCATTGCCCTTGATGCGGCATCGCGTGGATTGAAAACAGCGTTGATCGAAAAAAAAGATTTTGCCTACGGCACCAGCAGTCGTTCTACCAAATTGATTCACGGTGGATTGCGCTATCTCAAACAACTCGAATTCGGACTGGTGAAAGAAGTGGGAAGTGAAAGAGCAGTAGTCCATCAGTTGGCTCCTCATTTAGTGATTCCTGAAAAAATGCTTCTGCCTTTATATGAGAAGCGTGGTTTGGGGAGCGTACTCACTTCAGTTGGGCTTAAACTCTATGATTGGCTTGCCGGTGTTAAGCCGGAAGACCAACGCAAGATGCTGACTCGCAAGCAAACGTTATCGAGAGAGCCCTTGCTCAATCCACAGGATGTTAAGGGTGGAGCCATCTATGCAGAATACCGCACCGATGATGCACGACTCACCATTGAGATCATCAAGACAGCAAGTGTACACAAGGCAACCATTGCCAACTATTGCGAAGCAACAGACTTTATTTATGAAAATGGAAAGGTAACGGGTGTAAAAGCGATTGATCACGTGAGTGGAGGCGCCTTCGAAATTCATGCTGCGATGGTGGTCAATGCTGCCGGGCCATGGGTCGACACCCTTCGAGAGAAAGACAAATCAAAAACAGGTAAAAAGTTACACCTGACCAAAGGCGTTCACATTGTTGTGCCACGCGAAAAATTGCCGGTTACTCAGGCAATTTATTTTGATGTTGGTGATGGACGGATGATTTTTGCTATTCCCCGCGGCAGGACAACTTACATTGGTACAACTGACACCAACTACGCAGGGCTTATTGATGGAGTACATACAGAAAAAGAGGACGTTGAGTATTTGCTCCGGGCAGTGAATCAAACTTTTATCAATTCACAACTGAAATCCGAAGACGTTGAATCGAGTTGGGCCGGATTGCGTCCGTTGATTCATGAAGAAGGAAAAAGCGCTTCGGAGCTTTCGCGTAAAGATGAGATTTTTGAGTCGCCATCAGGATTGATTTCAATTGCGGGAGGGAAGCTCACTGGTTATCGAAAGATGGCCGAACGGGTTGTCGACCTTGTTGTGGAGAAAAAATTCGAAGAGAGAAAGCTGCTGTCATGTCTTACGAGGTCAATTAAATTGACACGCGCTTCATTTAAAAATGTAGATGAGGTGAGGAGGTACAGGAATGAAACAGAAAAAAGATTAAAGGTTTTTCAGCTGGGAGACTACACCGATTATTTAGTGAGCACTTACGGACAACAGACTGAAGAAATTATTTCTTTGATTGAGAAAGGAAGTTCAGACAATGAATGGCGGCTAACAATGGCAGAGCTTGATTTCTGTCTTGAAAATGAAATGCTGGTATCCGCCTCTGATTTTTTGGTCCGCAGGACGGGAATGCTCTATTTCGATTTGCCACGAGCAAAGCGAGTGTTTGAACCTGTCATGGATGAATTGACAAGGCATTTCCGGTGGAACGAATCCCAACGGGAAGATCAAGGCAACGAAATCCAGCGATTAATTCAGGAAGCCTCATCTTATTAA
- the glpK gene encoding glycerol kinase: MKYIIALDQGTTSSRAVLFDEKGTIAGIAQQEFTQIFPQSGWVEHDPNEIWSSQLGVLQRLISESRIDSKSITAIGITNQRETTILWNRKTGEPVYNAIVWQDKRTANICEELKTKGLSDYVRQNTGLVIDSYFSGTKIKWILDQVPGARQLAENGELAFGTVDSWLIWKLTNGKVHATDFSNASRTMIFNIRDLKWDEKLLNELGIPKSLLPDVKPSANLFGEWEFNGNKIPIMGVAGDQQAALFGQACFEPGMAKNTYGTGCFMLLNTGNKIQQSKNGLITTIAWGLDGKVEYALEGSVFIAGAAVQWLRDSLHLIDQSKDSEYFAAKALGSNEVYVVPAFAGLGAPYWDMYARGAIFGLTRDTGKDHIIKATLESLAYQTKDILNAMQEDAGLKLSALKVDGGACANNILMQFQADILGTEVERPEVIESTAMGAAYLAGIQAGIWKKEDIIKNRKIQKRFRPQMESSLREKLYRGWKKAVERTMNWVDN, encoded by the coding sequence ATGAAATACATTATTGCACTTGACCAGGGCACAACCAGTTCGCGGGCTGTGCTCTTCGATGAAAAGGGAACGATAGCCGGAATCGCGCAACAGGAGTTTACTCAAATCTTTCCTCAGTCCGGATGGGTCGAGCATGATCCCAATGAAATATGGAGTTCACAACTGGGAGTTCTCCAGCGATTAATTTCAGAGAGCAGGATTGATTCGAAATCAATTACAGCCATTGGCATCACCAATCAGCGGGAGACAACTATACTATGGAATAGAAAAACCGGTGAGCCCGTATACAATGCCATCGTATGGCAAGACAAACGCACCGCAAATATTTGCGAGGAACTCAAGACAAAAGGCCTTTCAGACTACGTCAGGCAAAACACAGGACTGGTTATTGACTCTTATTTTTCAGGAACAAAAATCAAATGGATATTGGATCAGGTGCCTGGAGCGAGACAGCTTGCCGAGAATGGTGAGCTCGCCTTTGGCACCGTTGACTCATGGCTCATCTGGAAACTGACCAATGGTAAAGTTCATGCGACCGATTTTTCCAACGCCTCACGTACAATGATTTTCAATATCAGGGATTTGAAGTGGGATGAAAAACTTTTGAACGAACTGGGAATTCCAAAGTCCTTACTTCCGGACGTGAAACCTTCCGCAAATCTTTTTGGCGAATGGGAATTCAATGGAAATAAAATTCCTATCATGGGCGTAGCCGGTGATCAGCAAGCCGCTTTGTTCGGGCAAGCTTGCTTCGAACCTGGAATGGCCAAGAATACTTATGGCACCGGGTGTTTCATGCTCTTGAATACCGGGAACAAAATTCAGCAATCAAAAAATGGATTGATCACCACCATCGCCTGGGGGTTGGATGGTAAAGTTGAATATGCTCTGGAAGGAAGTGTATTCATTGCAGGTGCTGCAGTGCAATGGTTGCGCGATAGTTTGCACTTGATAGATCAATCAAAAGACTCAGAATATTTTGCTGCCAAAGCTTTAGGCTCTAACGAAGTTTATGTTGTTCCCGCATTCGCGGGATTAGGCGCACCTTACTGGGACATGTATGCGCGTGGTGCCATTTTTGGATTGACACGGGATACCGGCAAAGACCACATCATCAAAGCTACCCTTGAGTCATTGGCCTATCAGACCAAAGATATTTTGAATGCGATGCAAGAAGACGCAGGGCTGAAACTCTCTGCGCTGAAAGTTGATGGTGGCGCCTGTGCCAATAATATTCTGATGCAATTCCAGGCGGATATTCTGGGTACTGAAGTGGAGCGGCCGGAAGTTATTGAATCAACTGCGATGGGAGCGGCTTACCTCGCGGGAATACAGGCCGGCATCTGGAAAAAAGAAGACATCATTAAAAACAGGAAAATACAAAAGCGGTTTAGGCCACAAATGGAATCCTCGCTTCGTGAAAAACTTTACAGGGGGTGGAAGAAGGCAGTGGAGCGGACGATGAACTGGGTTGATAATTAG
- a CDS encoding glycerol uptake facilitator protein has product MGNGVVAGVLLKKSKSENAGWFTIVLGWGLAVTLSIYAVGSISGAHLNPAVTLALAFKGAFSYDKVAGYILAQLAGAFVGAVLVWLHYMPHWKETPDADTKRAVFCTAPAIRNTISNLISEVIGTAVLVLALLFIGANNFADGINPIVVGLLIVSIGLSLGGTTGFAINPARDLGPRIAHFILPIHGKGNSDWSYAWIPVIGPMIGGLLGAVIYNSIF; this is encoded by the coding sequence ATGGGCAACGGTGTTGTTGCCGGTGTCTTGTTAAAAAAATCGAAATCTGAAAATGCAGGATGGTTCACGATTGTACTCGGTTGGGGACTCGCAGTCACGCTTTCCATTTATGCTGTTGGAAGTATCAGCGGGGCTCATCTCAACCCCGCGGTAACGCTGGCTCTGGCTTTCAAGGGTGCGTTTTCATATGATAAGGTAGCGGGTTACATTTTGGCTCAGTTGGCAGGAGCATTTGTTGGCGCTGTTTTAGTCTGGTTGCATTATATGCCACACTGGAAGGAAACTCCTGATGCCGATACCAAACGGGCTGTGTTTTGTACAGCACCTGCCATCCGCAACACTATCTCAAATTTGATAAGTGAAGTGATTGGCACGGCAGTACTTGTGTTGGCGCTTCTTTTTATTGGAGCAAATAATTTTGCCGATGGAATTAACCCGATTGTTGTAGGGCTGCTGATTGTTTCGATTGGTTTAAGCCTTGGAGGGACGACCGGTTTTGCAATCAATCCAGCCCGGGACCTTGGCCCTCGTATTGCACACTTCATTTTGCCAATTCATGGAAAGGGAAACTCAGACTGGAGCTATGCATGGATTCCCGTAATAGGGCCGATGATAGGTGGATTGCTTGGCGCTGTTATTTATAATTCGATTTTTTAA
- the fabZ gene encoding 3-hydroxyacyl-[acyl-carrier-protein] dehydratase FabZ, which yields MLNHKQQTIQKSVTISGVGLHTGVQATMTFMPAKPNHGIKFQRIDLPGSPIVEADCDRVVDVSRGTTIEQSGARISTIEHTLAALVGLEIDNVLIQIDGPEAPIMDGSSIEFVNVLKEAGTEEQNALRDFFEVQDSIFYREAARNVEIAALPLDDYRVTVMVDYNSPVLGSQHASITSIQQFEKEIASCRTFCFLHELEMLYKNNLIRGGDLNNAIVIVDRVVEPHELDNIARMLNKPKVEVKKEGILNNIELRYNNEPARHKLLDIIGDLALAGRPLKAQILAARPGHAANVAFAKKLKKLMQEADKKGVPKYNPSLPPVMDINKITATLPHRYPFLLIDKIIYLDKERVIGVKNVTMNENYFQGHFPRNPVMPGVLQVEAMAQIGGILVLNTVPDPENYWTYFLGIDEFRFRKMVLPGDTLVIQCDLLAPIRRGIAKMTGRGYVGNTLVCEGTMTASIVRKDL from the coding sequence ATGCTTAATCACAAGCAACAAACAATTCAGAAGTCGGTAACGATCTCTGGTGTGGGGCTCCACACAGGGGTTCAGGCTACCATGACTTTCATGCCCGCAAAGCCGAACCATGGAATCAAATTCCAGCGTATCGACTTGCCTGGTTCCCCCATTGTCGAGGCAGACTGCGACCGTGTGGTGGATGTTTCAAGGGGTACCACAATTGAACAAAGTGGTGCGCGCATCAGCACTATTGAGCATACCCTGGCCGCCCTGGTAGGTCTAGAAATCGACAATGTTTTGATTCAGATCGATGGGCCTGAAGCTCCGATCATGGACGGAAGTTCTATTGAATTTGTCAATGTATTAAAAGAAGCCGGTACCGAAGAGCAAAACGCCCTACGCGATTTCTTCGAAGTGCAGGATTCTATATTCTACCGTGAAGCAGCACGAAACGTTGAAATTGCAGCTCTTCCTCTCGATGATTACAGGGTAACCGTAATGGTGGACTACAACTCCCCGGTGTTGGGAAGTCAGCATGCCTCCATCACCAGCATTCAACAGTTTGAAAAAGAGATAGCATCATGCCGCACGTTCTGCTTTTTGCATGAACTGGAGATGCTCTATAAAAACAACCTGATCCGCGGTGGTGATTTGAATAACGCCATTGTAATTGTTGACCGGGTGGTTGAACCACACGAATTGGACAACATAGCGCGGATGCTGAACAAGCCTAAAGTTGAAGTAAAGAAAGAAGGCATCCTCAATAATATAGAGCTTCGCTACAACAATGAGCCTGCCCGCCACAAGCTGCTGGACATCATCGGTGACCTGGCGCTTGCCGGTCGGCCGCTGAAAGCGCAAATCCTTGCAGCACGCCCCGGTCATGCGGCCAATGTAGCCTTTGCTAAAAAACTAAAGAAATTAATGCAGGAGGCCGACAAGAAAGGAGTCCCAAAGTACAACCCTTCCCTGCCGCCCGTGATGGATATCAACAAGATCACGGCAACGCTTCCGCACCGCTATCCATTCCTTCTCATCGACAAGATCATCTACCTCGATAAAGAGCGGGTGATTGGTGTGAAGAACGTGACAATGAATGAGAACTATTTCCAGGGGCATTTTCCACGCAACCCCGTGATGCCTGGTGTACTCCAGGTAGAAGCCATGGCCCAGATTGGCGGGATACTAGTATTAAATACCGTTCCTGACCCGGAAAATTACTGGACTTACTTTTTAGGAATCGATGAATTCCGTTTCCGTAAGATGGTTTTACCTGGAGATACTCTAGTGATACAATGTGACCTTCTTGCTCCCATCCGGAGAGGAATCGCAAAAATGACGGGCCGAGGCTATGTCGGTAATACGTTGGTTTGTGAGGGCACTATGACCGCCAGCATCGTGAGAAAAGATTTATGA
- the lpxA gene encoding acyl-[acyl-carrier-protein]--UDP-N-acetylglucosam ine O-acyltransferase has translation MSQYPLANVHPDAKIGNNVTIEPFATVKSDVAIGDGCWIGANVVLWEGTRLGKNVKIYPGASISSVPQDLKFAGERTETIIGDNTSIREFVTISRGTNDKLKTEVGKNCLLMAYVHVAHDCIIGNNCVLVNAVQVAGHVTIEDWAIIGGASAVHQFVKVGAHVMVSGGSLVRKDIPPFTKAAREPLTYCGINTIGLRRRGFDSDKITEIQEIYRYIFLKGLNNSKALDLVEKDLPSSPERDNIIRFIRESDRGIMKGFSSGTSSFE, from the coding sequence ATGAGCCAATACCCCCTAGCTAACGTTCATCCCGATGCCAAAATCGGAAACAACGTAACCATCGAGCCATTTGCGACTGTAAAGAGTGACGTAGCTATTGGCGATGGCTGCTGGATTGGCGCTAACGTTGTTCTCTGGGAAGGAACACGGTTAGGAAAAAATGTAAAAATCTATCCTGGTGCTTCAATCTCTTCTGTTCCACAGGATTTAAAATTTGCTGGCGAAAGAACAGAAACTATCATTGGCGATAATACTTCGATCCGCGAGTTTGTCACCATAAGCCGTGGCACTAACGATAAACTGAAAACAGAGGTTGGAAAAAATTGCCTCCTGATGGCGTATGTGCACGTAGCTCATGATTGCATCATTGGCAATAACTGTGTTTTGGTCAATGCGGTACAGGTAGCAGGTCACGTTACCATCGAAGATTGGGCCATAATTGGCGGTGCCAGCGCAGTTCACCAATTTGTTAAAGTTGGAGCTCATGTGATGGTTTCCGGTGGATCATTGGTTAGAAAAGACATTCCTCCATTTACCAAAGCTGCACGCGAGCCTCTTACCTATTGCGGTATCAACACAATTGGTCTTCGCAGGCGCGGGTTTGATTCAGACAAAATCACAGAAATACAGGAGATCTATCGTTATATTTTCTTGAAAGGACTCAACAACTCCAAGGCCCTTGATCTTGTAGAAAAGGATCTTCCTTCAAGCCCGGAGCGTGACAACATCATCAGGTTTATCCGTGAATCTGACCGCGGAATCATGAAGGGATTTTCATCCGGCACTTCGTCATTTGAATGA
- a CDS encoding collagen-binding protein: MPIRLHFTSLLVLVVVSGFTQTKHTLNGSIKDASNGEALIGATLFIKELNTGAEANAYGFYSITVPSGTYTIIFSYVGYTKVEKQVSLQEDQRLDIELSEESIQLEEVVVKTEKDDPLYKVQSTEMSTAELDIKTIKKIPAFLGEVDVIKAIQMIPGISSVGEGATGYNSRGGSVGQNLILLDEAPVYNASHMLGFFSVFNPDAVIDTKLYKGGIPSRFGGRLSSILDVRMKEGNNKKFELSGGVGTIFSRVAFEGPILKNKGSFILAARRSYIDVLARPFVKALQDGATLNFYDLTAKANYRFSNRDRVFLSGYFGRDNFFFAKDQGFSWGNQTATARWNHLFNKRLFANLTGVYSEYSYHLKFSNDANNRFIWNSSITNFIAKPEFTYYINSNNEFSFGAEGIYYYFVPANTIGVTNGAERDVSLPKKYNMEASLYASNNQRLSDKVSLEYGLRFSHFRTLGPDTVYQYNDTVPGIRRSVKSYEVYKNGETVVQFNNFQPRLSAKYQINQISSIKASYNRMVQYLHLISNTTASNPLDVWTPTSKTILPEIGDQYALGYFRTIGKDHQWEASVESYLRTTENQIDYINGADLLINKFIEGDLLSGQGRAYGLEFYLHKKTGRFNGWVSYTLAKTEMKVNGINNNDWYPTRYDQRHNLKLALFYEVDQRMSFSANFVFLSGTPATFPTSRYVENGILIPLNAYDTRNNVRVPAYHRLDVSLRIDGKREKNGKPRKNHDYWVFSIYNVYARQNPFSIYFSQYDQRLPQGQPIQSQATQVSIIGSMVPAFSYNFNF, from the coding sequence ATGCCTATACGCTTACACTTCACTTCACTTCTGGTTCTGGTTGTTGTTTCAGGATTTACTCAAACCAAGCATACTTTGAACGGCAGTATCAAGGATGCTTCTAATGGCGAAGCGCTTATTGGTGCAACATTGTTCATTAAGGAGTTGAACACAGGCGCGGAAGCCAATGCCTACGGCTTTTATTCGATCACGGTACCGTCGGGTACTTATACGATTATCTTTAGCTATGTAGGGTATACCAAAGTCGAAAAGCAAGTATCTCTTCAGGAAGACCAACGTCTGGACATTGAATTGTCGGAGGAGTCCATTCAGCTCGAAGAAGTAGTTGTGAAGACTGAAAAAGATGATCCGTTGTACAAAGTACAAAGTACGGAGATGAGTACTGCCGAGCTCGATATTAAAACCATTAAGAAGATTCCCGCCTTTCTTGGCGAAGTAGACGTAATCAAAGCAATACAGATGATTCCCGGCATCAGCTCGGTAGGAGAGGGGGCGACCGGGTATAATTCACGCGGAGGAAGCGTGGGGCAGAACCTGATATTGCTGGACGAAGCTCCGGTATACAACGCGTCACATATGCTTGGTTTCTTCTCGGTTTTCAATCCTGATGCCGTCATTGACACGAAACTCTACAAGGGTGGGATTCCGTCCCGCTTTGGCGGAAGGCTCTCGTCTATATTGGATGTCAGGATGAAGGAAGGAAACAATAAGAAGTTTGAATTGTCCGGAGGGGTTGGCACCATTTTCAGCCGCGTTGCCTTTGAGGGTCCTATTCTTAAGAACAAGGGTTCATTTATTTTAGCAGCAAGGCGTTCCTACATTGATGTGCTGGCCAGACCATTTGTGAAAGCGCTGCAGGATGGTGCTACACTTAATTTTTATGACCTTACTGCAAAAGCTAATTACCGCTTCAGCAATCGCGACCGTGTTTTTCTTTCGGGATATTTTGGAAGGGATAATTTCTTTTTTGCAAAAGACCAGGGTTTCAGCTGGGGCAATCAGACAGCAACTGCCAGGTGGAACCATTTATTCAACAAACGCTTGTTTGCCAATCTCACTGGTGTCTACAGTGAATATTCTTATCATCTCAAATTCAGCAATGATGCTAACAACAGGTTTATCTGGAATTCTTCGATAACAAATTTTATAGCTAAGCCAGAGTTCACTTACTATATCAACAGCAACAATGAATTCTCCTTTGGTGCTGAGGGTATCTACTACTATTTCGTTCCTGCCAACACTATCGGTGTCACCAATGGAGCGGAGCGGGATGTGAGCCTTCCCAAGAAATACAATATGGAGGCATCTCTCTATGCCAGCAACAATCAACGTTTGAGCGACAAAGTTTCGCTGGAATACGGACTCCGGTTTTCGCACTTCAGAACACTCGGGCCGGATACAGTCTACCAGTATAATGACACTGTTCCCGGTATTCGGAGAAGTGTGAAGTCTTATGAGGTCTATAAGAATGGTGAGACCGTAGTCCAGTTCAATAATTTTCAGCCCCGCCTCTCAGCCAAGTACCAGATCAATCAAATAAGCTCAATTAAGGCCAGCTATAATCGGATGGTACAATACCTCCATTTAATATCTAATACGACAGCTTCCAATCCTCTGGATGTCTGGACGCCCACATCAAAGACAATTTTGCCCGAGATCGGTGACCAGTATGCACTAGGCTACTTCAGAACTATTGGCAAAGACCATCAGTGGGAAGCTTCAGTAGAATCTTATCTCAGAACCACGGAAAATCAAATAGACTACATCAACGGGGCTGACCTGCTTATCAATAAATTCATTGAAGGAGATTTGCTCAGTGGTCAGGGAAGGGCTTACGGACTTGAGTTTTATCTGCACAAAAAGACGGGCAGATTTAACGGATGGGTGAGCTATACGCTCGCTAAAACGGAAATGAAAGTAAACGGCATCAATAATAACGACTGGTATCCCACCCGTTATGATCAACGGCACAATCTGAAATTGGCCTTATTTTATGAAGTGGATCAACGCATGTCTTTCTCTGCCAACTTTGTATTCCTGTCAGGCACACCAGCCACATTCCCTACATCGCGTTATGTAGAGAACGGGATTTTGATTCCCTTGAATGCCTATGATACCCGGAACAATGTACGTGTCCCCGCGTATCACCGGCTTGATGTTTCGTTGCGAATTGACGGCAAGCGCGAAAAGAACGGCAAGCCACGTAAAAACCACGATTACTGGGTGTTCAGCATTTACAATGTCTATGCGAGGCAGAATCCATTCTCAATTTACTTTTCACAATACGACCAGCGGTTGCCACAAGGCCAGCCGATCCAGTCGCAGGCCACACAGGTTTCTATTATAGGATCAATGGTTCCTGCCTTCTCTTACAACTTTAATTTTTGA
- the tal gene encoding putative transaldolase gives MKFFIDTANLNEIKEAHNLGVLDGVTTNPSLMAKEGIAGKEKVMAHYKAICSIVDNNVSAEVIATEFDAIIAEGKELAKIDSKIVVKVPMIKDGVKAIKKFTSEGIRTNCTLVFSAGQALLAAKAGASYVSPFIGRLDDISQDGLELIAQIRLIYDNYGYKTEVLAASIRHTMHLIKCAEIGSDVVTCPLKVITDLLNHPLTDSGLAKFLADHKKVNG, from the coding sequence ATGAAGTTCTTTATTGACACAGCGAATCTTAACGAAATCAAAGAGGCACACAACCTGGGAGTCCTCGATGGAGTTACTACCAATCCTTCACTCATGGCCAAAGAAGGCATTGCCGGTAAAGAGAAGGTAATGGCCCATTACAAAGCCATTTGTAGCATTGTTGACAACAACGTAAGTGCCGAGGTAATTGCTACGGAATTTGATGCCATCATCGCAGAAGGTAAGGAGCTAGCCAAAATCGACAGTAAGATCGTGGTCAAAGTACCCATGATCAAGGACGGAGTTAAAGCGATTAAAAAATTTACCAGTGAGGGTATTCGTACTAACTGTACATTAGTATTTTCTGCTGGTCAGGCCTTGCTTGCTGCTAAAGCCGGTGCAAGCTACGTATCACCTTTTATTGGACGGTTGGATGATATCTCACAAGATGGCCTTGAGTTGATTGCACAGATACGCTTGATCTATGACAATTACGGATACAAAACCGAAGTTCTGGCTGCGAGTATCCGTCACACGATGCACTTGATCAAGTGTGCTGAAATTGGCTCAGATGTAGTTACCTGCCCCTTAAAGGTAATTACGGATTTACTCAACCACCCGCTTACTGATAGTGGCCTCGCCAAGTTTCTAGCTGATCATAAAAAAGTGAACGGTTGA